In the Clostridium beijerinckii genome, one interval contains:
- a CDS encoding M14 family metallopeptidase yields the protein MVETVVSLGLAVDEKLVIKKNRLTSVNINEKAKRICIITGLHGDELEGQYVCYKLIRKIKENIKYLNGIVDIYPSLNPLGIDSVHRGMPTFDLDMNRIFPGSESGAMAEHVAAKIIEDIEGADICIDLHASNIFLREVPQVRVSEHIKEKLVPYAKLLNMDFIWVHPESTVLESTLTYSLNNKNIPTLLVEMGVGMRITQEYGDQLVEGIFNLMKKLDIWNGTVNPVRDPIISTEKEVNFINANSSGIFMPCVKHLDEIKREEKIGEIFNSLTGEIEEEVISSCDGVVFTLREYPVVYEGSLIARVLGGVK from the coding sequence ATGGTAGAAACGGTAGTATCTTTAGGATTAGCGGTTGATGAAAAGTTAGTAATCAAAAAAAATAGACTTACGTCAGTAAATATTAATGAAAAGGCTAAAAGAATATGTATTATAACAGGTCTTCATGGAGATGAACTTGAAGGTCAATATGTATGTTATAAATTAATAAGAAAAATTAAAGAAAATATTAAATACTTAAATGGAATTGTTGATATATACCCATCTTTAAATCCGCTTGGAATAGATTCAGTACATAGGGGAATGCCAACATTTGATTTAGATATGAATAGAATATTTCCAGGATCTGAAAGCGGAGCAATGGCAGAACATGTTGCAGCTAAAATTATTGAAGATATAGAAGGGGCTGATATATGCATAGACCTGCATGCAAGCAATATATTTTTGAGAGAAGTGCCTCAAGTTAGAGTGAGTGAGCATATAAAGGAGAAATTAGTACCTTATGCAAAGCTGTTGAATATGGATTTTATATGGGTTCATCCAGAGTCTACTGTTCTGGAATCAACACTTACATATAGCTTAAATAATAAAAATATACCAACATTGCTTGTAGAGATGGGGGTTGGAATGAGAATTACACAAGAATATGGGGATCAATTAGTGGAAGGTATATTTAATTTAATGAAAAAATTGGACATATGGAATGGGACAGTAAATCCTGTAAGAGACCCCATAATATCAACTGAAAAAGAAGTGAATTTTATAAATGCTAATTCATCAGGAATATTTATGCCTTGTGTAAAACATTTGGATGAAATAAAAAGAGAAGAAAAAATTGGAGAGATTTTTAATTCCTTAACTGGAGAGATAGAAGAAGAGGTTATTTCATCTTGTGATGGAGTAGTATTTACATTGAGAGAATACCCAGTTGTTTATGAAGGATCACTTATTGCGAGGGTACTTGGAGGTGTAAAATGA
- the gabT gene encoding 4-aminobutyrate--2-oxoglutarate transaminase, whose translation MIEESNVKLVTSIPGPKSIEILEERKKYVADGVSVSTGIAIAEAKGALIKDVDGNVFLDFAAGIGVQNVGHCDPEIVEEIKKQTELFIHPSYNVVTYESYGALAKKLTEITVGDYEKKVMFANSGAEAVENAIKIARTYTKKTGVLSATGSFHGRTNMTMSITSKYKPYKNGFGPFAPETYKFDFPYSYRAPLGVSEEEYADECINRLKTMLKTTLSPDMIACLIIEPLQGEGGFVVPSAKYMRELQKVCNENNIVFIVDEIQAGFARTGKMFAHEHYGIEPDIITMSKSIAAGVPLSAVVAKKEIMDSACVGGIGGTYSGSPLGCVAALKVIEKIEKENLCEKSLKLGGYIMERLNEMKEKYTVIGDVRGLGAMVGLEFVKDRSTKVPAADLVKSIIKKCYENGVIFLNAGILGNVIRFLPPLVMTDEQVKYGIDVLEESIKECI comes from the coding sequence ATGATAGAAGAATCAAATGTAAAATTAGTAACATCAATACCAGGTCCTAAATCAATAGAGATATTAGAGGAAAGAAAAAAATATGTTGCCGATGGAGTTTCAGTATCAACTGGTATTGCTATAGCTGAAGCAAAAGGAGCATTAATTAAAGATGTAGATGGAAATGTATTTTTAGATTTTGCAGCAGGAATTGGTGTTCAAAATGTTGGACATTGTGATCCTGAGATTGTTGAAGAGATAAAGAAACAAACAGAATTATTTATTCACCCAAGCTATAATGTAGTAACATATGAATCTTACGGTGCTTTGGCAAAAAAATTAACTGAAATAACAGTTGGAGATTACGAAAAGAAAGTAATGTTTGCTAATAGTGGAGCAGAGGCAGTAGAAAATGCTATAAAAATAGCAAGGACTTATACTAAGAAAACAGGAGTACTTTCAGCTACTGGGTCTTTCCATGGTCGTACAAATATGACTATGTCAATAACAAGTAAATATAAACCATACAAAAATGGTTTTGGACCATTTGCACCAGAAACATATAAATTTGATTTCCCTTATTCGTATAGAGCACCACTTGGAGTTTCAGAAGAAGAATATGCAGATGAATGTATTAATAGACTAAAAACTATGCTTAAAACAACACTTTCTCCAGACATGATTGCATGTTTAATAATTGAGCCGTTACAAGGTGAAGGTGGATTTGTAGTTCCATCTGCAAAATACATGAGAGAATTGCAAAAAGTTTGTAATGAGAACAATATAGTATTTATAGTTGATGAGATACAAGCAGGATTTGCAAGAACAGGAAAAATGTTTGCACATGAGCATTATGGTATAGAACCAGATATTATCACTATGTCAAAATCAATAGCTGCTGGAGTACCGCTAAGCGCAGTTGTGGCTAAAAAGGAAATAATGGATTCAGCATGTGTTGGTGGAATTGGCGGAACATATTCTGGAAGTCCTCTTGGATGCGTAGCAGCGCTTAAAGTTATTGAGAAGATTGAAAAAGAAAATCTATGTGAAAAATCATTAAAACTTGGCGGATATATTATGGAAAGACTAAATGAGATGAAGGAAAAGTATACAGTTATAGGTGATGTAAGAGGCTTAGGTGCAATGGTAGGATTAGAATTTGTAAAAGATAGAAGCACAAAAGTGCCAGCAGCAGATTTAGTTAAATCTATAATTAAAAAATGTTATGAAAATGGTGTTATATTCTTAAATGCAGGTATACTTGGAAATGTAATTCGTTTCCTACCACCACTAGTTATGACAGATGAACAAGTTAAATATGGAATTGATGTATTGGAAGAATCAATAAAAGAGTGTATATAA
- a CDS encoding PucR family transcriptional regulator, which yields MSISVKDILKLDSLRKINLVGGEGGLEKSIEWIYVAECFENPLEGIKWLQGGEIIFITGVGIRENEGLLLDFIKGISEKNGSGLVVNIGPYIRNVSEEAIKLANELEIPLFTLPWEVKLVEVSREISNAIILSRIEENSLSHFLSNILFGDGELEGDAIQKAAYFGYNLSGGCCICVIDIDGFERYLKLKNLGDEKSISKIKINFRKIVQDVLDKHALKVPIIDKDDAVIFFIRSEENCMNRLDKALKEIQLATKNRMDGMSVSVGIGNSYKDLKMMKQSLNEAELAINSAKCQGLDGTITRYKDIRIYSILFSVENRSILENYFSEVLGPISSSDSKDNNLVEILEMYLNENCNITVTAEKLFLHRNTLKYKIKKIEELLNCDLRNFNDCIKVKIALDIGKILK from the coding sequence ATGTCAATTTCGGTAAAAGATATACTTAAATTAGATTCCTTAAGAAAAATTAATCTTGTTGGTGGAGAAGGTGGCTTAGAAAAAAGCATAGAGTGGATATATGTGGCGGAATGTTTTGAGAATCCATTGGAGGGAATTAAATGGCTGCAAGGTGGAGAAATCATATTTATAACCGGCGTTGGAATTAGAGAAAATGAGGGGCTATTACTAGATTTTATTAAAGGAATTAGTGAGAAAAATGGTTCGGGCTTAGTAGTAAATATAGGTCCATACATAAGGAATGTATCTGAAGAGGCGATTAAACTAGCTAATGAACTTGAAATCCCATTGTTCACATTACCTTGGGAAGTTAAATTGGTTGAAGTCTCAAGGGAAATTAGTAATGCTATTATTCTATCTCGTATTGAGGAAAATTCTTTATCGCATTTTTTGAGTAATATTCTATTTGGAGATGGTGAATTAGAAGGAGATGCAATACAAAAGGCTGCATATTTTGGATATAATCTGTCAGGCGGATGTTGCATATGTGTTATAGATATTGATGGTTTCGAGAGATATTTAAAGTTAAAGAATTTAGGTGATGAGAAAAGTATATCTAAGATTAAAATAAACTTTAGGAAAATAGTTCAAGATGTACTTGATAAACATGCACTAAAGGTACCAATAATAGATAAGGATGATGCTGTAATCTTTTTTATTAGGTCAGAAGAAAATTGCATGAATAGATTGGATAAGGCGTTAAAAGAGATACAGTTAGCTACAAAGAATCGCATGGATGGAATGTCTGTAAGTGTAGGAATAGGAAACTCGTACAAGGATTTAAAAATGATGAAACAATCATTAAATGAAGCGGAGCTAGCGATAAATAGTGCTAAATGCCAAGGTTTAGATGGCACAATTACAAGATACAAAGATATAAGGATTTACAGCATACTTTTCAGCGTTGAGAATAGGAGTATATTAGAAAATTATTTCTCAGAAGTTCTAGGTCCAATTAGTAGTTCTGATAGTAAAGATAACAATTTAGTTGAAATATTGGAGATGTATCTAAATGAGAATTGTAATATCACAGTTACAGCAGAAAAGCTATTTCTTCATAGAAACACCCTTAAATATAAAATTAAAAAAATAGAAGAACTATTAAATTGTGATTTACGGAATTTTAATGATTGTATTAAAGTAAAGATTGCACTAGACATTGGTAAAATTCTTAAATAG
- a CDS encoding amino acid ABC transporter permease: protein MGCSTSDGIWIFLAIILGLFIAIGRISKIKILRGFLLVFLEFIRGTPLLVQLVYMYYVVPLLVSIIVQIWNPGYQFKISSLVAGTLGLGINYGCYISEVIRSSILSIDGGQTEAALALGLTSNQTMFRIIIPQALRNVIPVFGNYLVMMLKDTSLLAYVSVSELLLRTQSYASQSFLTIESYTILAGFYLILSLPLSQLVKLVEKKMLKFN from the coding sequence TTGGGTTGTAGTACAAGCGACGGTATTTGGATTTTTTTAGCAATAATTTTAGGATTATTTATTGCAATTGGACGTATTAGTAAAATAAAAATTTTAAGAGGATTTTTATTAGTATTTTTAGAATTTATAAGAGGAACTCCTTTATTAGTTCAATTAGTATATATGTATTATGTAGTACCGCTTTTAGTATCTATCATTGTACAAATCTGGAATCCAGGATATCAATTTAAAATAAGTTCGCTAGTTGCGGGAACACTAGGTCTTGGGATTAACTATGGATGTTACATATCGGAAGTTATTCGTTCATCAATATTATCAATAGATGGAGGGCAAACAGAAGCAGCATTAGCATTAGGACTTACAAGTAATCAAACTATGTTTAGAATAATAATACCGCAGGCACTTCGAAATGTAATACCTGTTTTTGGAAATTACCTTGTAATGATGTTAAAAGATACATCACTTCTTGCATATGTCTCGGTTAGTGAACTATTATTACGTACTCAAAGTTATGCGTCTCAGTCATTTTTAACTATTGAATCATATACAATTTTAGCAGGATTTTATTTAATATTAAGTTTGCCACTTTCACAACTAGTAAAATTAGTAGAAAAGAAGATGTTGAAATTTAACTAG
- a CDS encoding substrate-binding periplasmic protein, whose amino-acid sequence MKKLGKKLLVVTMVIMSCIGFMTGCGSGSSSTTSTSSSNDKSKDTLAAAKEKGVLTVASSNDEPFAFMDAKTNEFTGIDAEIITEVAKRLGINKVEMKQIPFENLLVELNNNTVDIVTDGMYVKDERKKLALFTNIWYKEGEAIVIPKDSKIASKDDLKNATLGGQKGTAFLETAQKWQQDGSVKDVKVFGSQSELMLAVNTGKVDACITDGMVAGYTLSQDSSLNLKILSPYKAETSGMIAAAVRKNDKALADAVNEQIDEMKKDGTILKLLKKYGMNEDYFVSVEDGKASDK is encoded by the coding sequence ATGAAAAAACTAGGGAAAAAATTATTAGTTGTAACAATGGTTATAATGAGTTGTATTGGATTTATGACAGGATGTGGTTCGGGAAGTTCTAGTACTACATCAACATCATCAAGTAATGATAAATCAAAGGATACATTAGCAGCTGCAAAAGAAAAAGGGGTATTAACAGTTGCTTCATCAAATGATGAACCATTTGCATTTATGGATGCTAAAACAAATGAATTTACTGGAATTGATGCAGAAATCATAACAGAAGTTGCAAAAAGATTGGGAATTAATAAAGTTGAAATGAAGCAAATACCATTTGAAAACCTGTTGGTTGAGTTAAATAATAATACAGTAGATATAGTAACAGATGGAATGTATGTTAAAGACGAGCGTAAGAAATTAGCATTATTTACAAACATATGGTATAAGGAAGGCGAAGCCATAGTAATTCCTAAGGATTCAAAAATTGCAAGTAAAGACGATTTAAAGAATGCAACATTGGGAGGGCAAAAAGGTACAGCGTTTCTTGAAACAGCTCAAAAGTGGCAACAAGATGGATCAGTGAAAGATGTTAAAGTATTTGGAAGTCAATCTGAATTAATGTTAGCAGTAAATACTGGTAAGGTAGATGCATGTATAACTGACGGAATGGTTGCCGGATACACACTATCACAAGATAGCAGTCTTAATTTAAAGATATTATCTCCATATAAAGCTGAAACATCTGGAATGATAGCAGCAGCAGTTAGAAAAAATGATAAAGCTTTAGCAGATGCAGTTAACGAACAGATTGATGAAATGAAGAAAGATGGAACAATATTAAAACTTCTTAAGAAGTATGGAATGAATGAAGATTATTTTGTATCAGTAGAAGATGGTAAAGCTTCTGACAAGTAA
- a CDS encoding amino acid ABC transporter ATP-binding protein — protein MYKVNELSKKYGELEVLKNISVDIKEGEVVCIIGPSGSGKSTFLRCLNLFEVPTGGEMFYDGKNILGKNVDSRSLREEVGMVFQKYNLFPLHTVIENVILAPVLTKKKNRKEAEEIALELLKKVGLKDKADVYPRTLSGGQQQRVAIARALAMEPRMLLFDEPTSALDPELVGDVLDVMKQLAKDGMTMVVVTHEMGFARDVSDRVIFMDKGYIVEEGKPKEIFANPKNPRTKEFLSRVLN, from the coding sequence ATGTATAAGGTTAATGAATTATCAAAGAAATATGGAGAGCTAGAGGTTTTAAAAAATATAAGTGTGGATATAAAAGAAGGGGAAGTAGTTTGCATAATAGGACCATCAGGATCTGGTAAAAGCACATTTTTAAGGTGTTTAAATTTATTTGAAGTTCCAACAGGTGGGGAAATGTTCTATGATGGTAAAAATATACTGGGTAAGAATGTTGATAGCCGTTCTCTTAGGGAAGAAGTAGGAATGGTATTTCAAAAATATAATTTATTTCCACTACACACAGTGATAGAAAATGTTATTTTGGCACCTGTGCTTACAAAAAAGAAAAATAGAAAAGAGGCTGAGGAAATAGCTCTAGAACTTCTTAAAAAGGTTGGTTTAAAAGACAAAGCAGATGTATATCCTAGGACTCTATCTGGTGGACAACAGCAAAGAGTTGCAATAGCAAGAGCGCTAGCAATGGAACCAAGGATGCTCTTATTTGATGAACCTACATCAGCGTTAGATCCAGAATTGGTTGGTGATGTGTTAGATGTTATGAAGCAATTAGCTAAGGATGGTATGACTATGGTAGTTGTTACTCATGAAATGGGATTTGCTAGAGATGTATCTGACAGAGTAATTTTTATGGACAAGGGTTATATAGTTGAAGAGGGGAAACCAAAAGAGATTTTTGCAAATCCCAAAAATCCAAGAACAAAGGAGTTTTTATCTAGAGTCTTAAACTAA
- a CDS encoding carbon-nitrogen hydrolase family protein, with product MKIKVTCVQMEPKLNNVKYNLEKMVTFINEIMEKDSETDLIVFPELITSGYECGNKFKELAEVVESSNSIKVISELAKKFGTNIVYGFPERDGNLTDVLYNSSVCIDSSGRVAGVYRKVHLFDTEKRYFKAGCEFPIFNTSFGKIGVMICWDTAFPEVARTYCLKGAELLVVNTNWEKPYSDDWDLVTRARAFDNCIYLVAANRIGQDKELGFFGHSKIVDPVGRPLKELNDEIEGIVSGEIDLELPRKLRSEYYTLFQDRRPELYKEIIKE from the coding sequence ATGAAAATAAAAGTTACTTGCGTTCAAATGGAGCCAAAACTAAATAATGTAAAGTATAATTTAGAAAAGATGGTTACATTCATAAATGAGATTATGGAGAAAGATAGTGAAACTGACTTAATAGTATTTCCTGAGTTAATAACATCTGGATATGAATGTGGTAATAAATTTAAAGAACTAGCTGAAGTAGTGGAAAGTAGTAATAGTATAAAAGTCATAAGTGAACTTGCAAAAAAATTTGGGACCAATATAGTTTATGGCTTTCCAGAAAGAGATGGTAATCTAACAGATGTTCTTTACAATTCATCTGTGTGTATAGATAGTAGCGGGAGAGTGGCAGGAGTATATAGAAAAGTACATCTATTTGATACAGAAAAAAGATATTTTAAAGCAGGCTGTGAGTTCCCGATTTTTAATACCTCTTTTGGAAAAATTGGAGTAATGATTTGCTGGGATACTGCATTTCCTGAAGTTGCAAGGACGTATTGCTTGAAAGGGGCTGAGCTTCTTGTGGTTAATACTAATTGGGAAAAGCCATATTCTGATGATTGGGATCTAGTAACAAGAGCACGAGCATTTGATAATTGCATATATTTAGTAGCAGCTAATAGAATTGGACAAGATAAAGAATTGGGCTTTTTTGGCCATAGTAAAATAGTAGATCCTGTTGGAAGACCATTAAAAGAGTTAAATGATGAGATAGAGGGAATAGTATCTGGGGAAATAGATTTAGAATTGCCTAGAAAGCTTAGATCAGAATACTACACTTTATTTCAAGATAGAAGACCTGAACTATACAAAGAGATAATAAAAGAGTAA
- a CDS encoding APC family permease yields MEKSGLKKDNLSIIETVALSVAIIAPTAAMSLNISLMAQTCSFSAPLVFLISTIVVGLVSYSIIKFNHYISASGSLYAFTKTALGNKMGFTSGWALLLAYIALAGGTAAGFGNFFSGFLSVFGFHVNWMPISIIASIAMIALGIIDAKICNRIILVIEGISILLILLLSVVILIKVGTTNGLSLIPFKSNGVSTSALASTSVFAFLSFIGFESASSLGEETKNPKKFIPIAIISAVFLSGLFYLVCSYAQVIGFGLDAKGLEALSSSTLPLSDLSTKYMTAGFGTILMLVAACSNFSCALGSYCAGSRMLFALGRDGIMPKAMMKIHPKHNTPYFGLILIIIISDIVQIALFKHDGIEVFGYLATIGSLAILVSYIFTSIGAMVYFTRNKVWGKTHLIIPIASIAALLYVLYSNVYPIPEFPNNLFPYIVLAWIVIGFVISNIFGKSKIKSDEKREGYVLEVRGWKDENKSYLRSNGAKTK; encoded by the coding sequence ATGGAAAAATCAGGTTTAAAGAAGGATAATTTAAGTATTATTGAAACAGTGGCTTTATCAGTGGCTATTATAGCACCAACAGCAGCGATGTCATTAAATATATCTCTAATGGCGCAGACATGCTCGTTTTCTGCACCACTTGTATTTCTAATTTCAACTATAGTAGTAGGTCTTGTATCATATTCGATTATAAAATTTAATCATTATATATCTGCATCAGGCTCACTTTATGCTTTTACTAAAACAGCCCTAGGAAATAAAATGGGATTTACATCTGGATGGGCACTATTACTTGCCTATATTGCATTAGCAGGAGGCACTGCAGCAGGGTTTGGTAATTTCTTCTCTGGATTTTTATCTGTATTTGGATTTCATGTAAATTGGATGCCAATCTCAATAATAGCATCTATTGCAATGATTGCATTAGGAATCATTGATGCAAAGATATGTAATAGAATTATTCTAGTAATAGAAGGAATATCAATATTGCTTATACTACTACTTTCAGTTGTAATTTTAATTAAAGTTGGTACTACAAATGGTTTGAGCTTGATTCCTTTTAAGAGTAACGGGGTTAGCACATCAGCTTTAGCTTCAACTTCAGTATTTGCATTTCTTTCTTTTATAGGTTTTGAAAGTGCTTCAAGTTTAGGTGAAGAAACAAAGAATCCTAAAAAATTCATTCCAATAGCAATAATAAGTGCTGTATTTTTATCAGGTTTATTTTATTTAGTTTGTAGTTATGCACAAGTTATAGGTTTTGGTCTTGATGCAAAAGGACTTGAGGCGTTATCTTCTTCAACACTTCCACTTTCAGATTTATCAACAAAATATATGACAGCAGGATTTGGTACAATATTGATGTTGGTTGCTGCATGTTCAAACTTTTCTTGTGCGCTTGGATCTTACTGTGCTGGTTCAAGAATGTTATTTGCATTAGGTAGAGATGGAATAATGCCAAAAGCGATGATGAAAATACATCCTAAACACAATACACCATATTTTGGATTGATATTAATAATAATAATATCAGATATAGTTCAAATTGCATTATTTAAACATGATGGTATAGAAGTGTTTGGTTATTTGGCAACAATAGGATCATTAGCTATACTTGTTTCGTATATATTTACAAGTATAGGAGCTATGGTTTATTTTACAAGAAACAAAGTATGGGGAAAAACTCATTTAATAATACCAATAGCATCAATAGCAGCCTTGTTATATGTATTATATTCTAATGTTTATCCTATACCAGAGTTTCCTAATAACCTATTCCCATATATAGTATTGGCATGGATTGTAATAGGTTTTGTTATTAGTAATATATTTGGAAAAAGTAAGATTAAAAGTGATGAAAAGAGAGAGGGTTACGTATTAGAAGTAAGGGGATGGAAAGATGAAAATAAAAGTTACTTGCGTTCAAATGGAGCCAAAACTAAATAA
- a CDS encoding iron-containing alcohol dehydrogenase, with protein MNFNYNLPINLLFGRGRSNEIGTEVAKYGKKALIVTGRNSTKKSGLLDKTIDLLNEAKVQYEIFDKVEQNPLTTTVYEGVDVIKETGCDVVLGLGGGSIMDAAKSIAFSAKNPGDISEYIFGIKQGSEALPIVLVPTTCGTGSEGNCFSVLTNPETKDKKSLRTNIIIAKASIIDPELMVTMPKSILASVGFDALAHNMEAYLSKIGQPLTDMKAFYGIKLLSENLIKVYNDPSDLDAWDSVTLASTLGGMVIGIAGVTAPHGLEHPASGLHDIVHGKGLAALTPIIAEKSWESNLEKYSNISKLLGGTDAKDCADAIRNFLKKIDLKVTLGELGITEKDVEWMAENCMKVSKPSIANHPKEFSLEEIKDIYYKSL; from the coding sequence ATGAATTTTAATTATAATTTACCAATAAATCTTCTATTTGGGAGAGGGAGAAGTAATGAAATAGGAACTGAGGTTGCTAAGTATGGAAAGAAAGCGCTTATTGTAACTGGGAGAAACAGTACAAAAAAAAGTGGTTTACTTGATAAAACCATAGATTTGTTGAATGAAGCAAAAGTTCAATATGAAATTTTTGATAAAGTAGAACAAAATCCACTTACTACAACTGTATATGAAGGTGTAGATGTTATAAAAGAAACTGGATGTGATGTTGTTTTAGGACTTGGTGGTGGAAGCATTATGGATGCAGCCAAGAGTATAGCCTTTTCAGCTAAAAATCCTGGAGATATATCAGAATATATATTTGGTATTAAACAAGGGAGTGAAGCATTGCCTATAGTTCTAGTTCCGACAACATGTGGGACTGGAAGTGAAGGAAACTGTTTTTCAGTTCTTACAAATCCTGAAACTAAGGATAAGAAATCCCTTAGAACAAATATAATTATTGCAAAAGCATCAATTATTGACCCAGAACTTATGGTGACAATGCCAAAGAGCATACTTGCATCTGTTGGATTTGATGCATTAGCGCATAATATGGAAGCGTATTTATCAAAAATAGGACAGCCATTAACAGATATGAAAGCATTTTATGGAATAAAATTATTATCAGAGAACTTAATTAAAGTGTACAATGATCCAAGTGATTTAGATGCATGGGATAGTGTAACTTTAGCAAGTACATTAGGTGGAATGGTGATAGGAATAGCAGGAGTAACTGCACCTCATGGACTTGAACATCCAGCTAGCGGATTACATGATATTGTTCATGGCAAAGGATTGGCAGCCCTTACACCAATTATTGCTGAAAAATCGTGGGAAAGTAATTTAGAAAAGTACAGTAACATATCTAAATTATTAGGAGGAACTGATGCAAAAGATTGTGCAGATGCTATAAGAAACTTTCTGAAAAAAATTGATTTGAAAGTTACTTTAGGAGAGCTTGGGATTACAGAAAAAGATGTAGAATGGATGGCTGAAAACTGTATGAAGGTTTCAAAACCAAGTATAGCAAATCATCCTAAGGAATTTTCATTAGAAGAAATTAAGGATATATATTACAAGTCATTATAA
- a CDS encoding hemerythrin domain-containing protein, whose product MNIDNLMREHKGIFEEINYINESINNKKFESDLLDITTHINKLAGKLKIHLSSEDKFLYPNLLNGDDNKLKNLANSYINEMGGISDTFTNYKNKFNTKSKIISEGNEVFTSETKKILVAIEKRISKEESELYKLIR is encoded by the coding sequence ATGAATATAGATAATTTGATGAGAGAACATAAAGGTATTTTTGAGGAAATAAATTATATAAATGAGTCAATTAATAATAAAAAATTCGAATCTGATCTTTTGGATATAACTACTCATATAAACAAACTTGCTGGAAAGTTGAAAATTCATCTAAGTTCAGAGGACAAATTTTTATACCCTAATCTACTTAATGGAGATGATAATAAACTTAAAAACCTAGCAAATTCATATATTAATGAAATGGGTGGAATTTCAGATACATTTACAAATTATAAAAATAAATTTAATACAAAGAGTAAAATAATATCTGAAGGCAATGAAGTTTTTACAAGCGAAACAAAAAAAATCTTAGTTGCTATAGAAAAGAGAATTAGTAAAGAAGAAAGTGAGTTATATAAATTAATTAGATAA
- the cysK gene encoding cysteine synthase A, producing MSKIYKNLAELVGKTPLLEVANYSKGKDLKGTILAKLEYFNPAGSVKDRIAKAMIEDAENKGLLKPGSVIIEPTSGNTGIGIASVGTAKGYKVIIVMPETMSVERRSLIKAYGAEIVLTEGAKGMKGAIAKASELANETPNSFIPGQFVNPANPEVHKNTTGPEIWEDTDGKVDIFVAGVGTGGTVTGVGEYLKSKNPDIKIVAVEPADSPVLSEGKSGPHKIQGIGAGFVPDVLNTKIYDEIIKITTEEAFSAARELSKTEGLLVGISSGAAAFAATELAKRPENAGKTVVALLPDTGERYLSTALFEDK from the coding sequence ATGTCAAAGATATATAAGAATTTAGCAGAATTAGTAGGTAAAACCCCATTATTAGAAGTTGCAAATTATAGTAAGGGAAAAGATTTAAAAGGAACAATATTAGCTAAGTTGGAGTATTTTAATCCAGCAGGAAGCGTTAAAGATAGAATTGCAAAGGCTATGATAGAAGATGCTGAAAACAAAGGTTTATTAAAACCAGGATCAGTAATAATTGAGCCAACTAGTGGTAATACAGGAATCGGTATTGCATCTGTAGGTACTGCAAAAGGGTATAAGGTTATAATTGTTATGCCAGAAACAATGAGTGTAGAAAGACGTAGTCTTATAAAAGCTTATGGAGCTGAGATAGTTCTAACTGAAGGAGCAAAAGGAATGAAAGGAGCTATAGCTAAGGCAAGTGAGTTAGCAAATGAGACTCCAAATTCATTTATACCAGGACAATTTGTAAATCCAGCGAATCCAGAAGTTCATAAAAATACAACTGGTCCTGAAATATGGGAAGACACAGATGGAAAAGTAGATATATTTGTTGCAGGTGTTGGTACAGGTGGAACTGTTACAGGAGTTGGAGAATACTTAAAATCTAAAAATCCAGATATTAAAATTGTTGCAGTAGAACCAGCGGATTCACCAGTTTTATCAGAAGGTAAATCAGGTCCTCACAAAATACAAGGAATTGGTGCTGGATTTGTACCAGACGTTTTAAATACAAAAATATATGATGAAATTATAAAAATAACAACAGAAGAAGCATTTTCTGCTGCTAGGGAATTATCTAAAACAGAAGGTTTACTTGTTGGTATTTCATCAGGAGCTGCTGCATTTGCTGCAACAGAATTAGCAAAACGTCCAGAGAATGCAGGAAAAACAGTGGTGGCATTATTACCAGATACAGGAGAACGTTATTTATCAACTGCATTATTTGAAGATAAATAA